A window of the Drosophila simulans strain w501 chromosome 2L, Prin_Dsim_3.1, whole genome shotgun sequence genome harbors these coding sequences:
- the LOC6732172 gene encoding proteasome subunit alpha type-1, producing MFRNQYDNDTTTWSPQGRLFQVEYAMEAVKQGAATVGLKGADYAVLAALCRTSKDTNTLQRKIMPVDEHVGMSIAGLTADARVVCQYMRTECMAYRHSYDAEFPVRRLVANLGNKLQTTTQRYDRRPYGVGMLVAGYDEQGPHIYQVMPTANVLNCKAMAIGSRSQSARTYLERNMESFEDCDMDELICHAIQAVRGSLGSDDADNLTINVAIVGKDMPFKMFTDAENQMYVEMVKGMDPPLEADHDALSEEGMSDDDMMDHGPSSSGVPPNDISDMETTASTRGNDAH from the coding sequence ATGTTCCGGAATCAGTATGACAACGACACAACCACTTGGAGTCCGCAGGGTCGACTCTTTCAGGTGGAGTACGCCATGGAGGCTGTGAAACAGGGAGCAGCCACCGTGGGACTGAAGGGCGCCGACTATGCCGTGCTGGCCGCCCTGTGCCGCACATCCAAGGACACGAACACGCTCCAGCGGAAGATCATGCCGGTGGATGAGCACGTGGGCATGTCCATCGCAGGACTCACGGCTGATGCGCGCGTGGTGTGCCAGTACATGCGGACGGAGTGCATGGCATATCGGCATTCCTATGATGCAGAGTTTCCGGTCCGCCGTTTGGTGGCCAATCTGGGTAACAAGCTGCAGACCACCACCCAGCGGTATGATCGTCGTCCCTATGGTGTGGGCATGCTGGTAGCTGGCTATGATGAGCAGGGACCGCATATCTACCAGGTGATGCCCACGGCCAATGTGCTCAACTGCAAGGCAATGGCCATTGGATCCCGTTCGCAGAGTGCTCGCACCTATCTGGAGCGAAATATGGAGAGTTTCGAGGACTGCGACATGGATGAGCTGATATGTCATGCCATTCAGGCCGTTCGAGGATCCTTGGGCTCCGATGATGCCGATAATCTCACCATAAATGTGGCCATTGTGGGCAAGGATATGCCGTTCAAAATGTTTACGGATGCCGAGAACCAGATGTATGTGGAAATGGTCAAGGGTATGGATCCACCTCTGGAGGCGGACCACGATGCTCTATCCGAGGAGGGAATGAGCGATGATGATATGATGGACCACGGACCAAGTAGCAGTGGAGTTCCACCCAATGATATATCTGACATGGAAACCACTGCATCCACCCGTGGCAATGATGCGCACTGA
- the LOC27206505 gene encoding protein Mabiki, which produces MEHHQIYRHKKFDMVRKIENYDLQLKEELISRSGTPCTSRSPFDAANHSISLEFSDHDADFSPLPKRRRLGSSSSSVSYQSASPIITEAIQGIFKYHVNMVRKFPKKERSPKDQERRNKNTIACRMSRRKKKFDDLQIEQQYKECSDEHLKIAEQSLRARVYLNHLKQLVKQEDHPLVSSRRVPEESTKSNFSIDYLIGGIKQEHA; this is translated from the coding sequence ATGGAGCACCATCAGATCTATCGCCACAAAAAGTTCGACATGGTTCGAAAGATTGAGAATTACGATTTGCAGCTGAAGGAAGAGCTAATCTCCCGCAGCGGCACACCCTGCACCAGTCGGAGTCCTTTCGATGCGGCAAATCACTCCATCAGCTTGGAATTCAGTGATCACGATGCTGACTTTAGTCCACTGCCAAAGCGTCGTCGTTTGGGATCCTCATCCTCAAGCGTTTCCTACCAATCCGCCAGTCCCATCATTACCGAGGCCATCCAAGGCATCTTCAAGTACCACGTTAATATGGTGCGAAAATTCCCGAAGAAGGAGCGTTCGCCGAAGGATCAGGAGCGCCGCAACAAGAACACCATTGCCTGCAGGATGAGTCGGCGGAAGAAGAAGTTCGATGACCTGCAGATCGAACAGCAGTACAAGGAGTGTTCCGATGAGCACCTCAAGATCGCCGAGCAGAGTCTGCGCGCCAGGGTCTATTTGAATCATCTCAAGCAGCTGGTCAAGCAGGAAGACCACCCGCTGGTCTCCTCCAGGAGAGTTCCGGAGGAGAGTACCAAGAGTAACTTTAGCATCGACTACCTGATCGGTGGCATAAAGCAGGAGCATGCTTAG
- the LOC6732174 gene encoding uncharacterized protein LOC6732174, whose protein sequence is MGRIFGAVALILMAGSCLAAEIELPPVEFKPVREIPGDIPTCREGDINISECIKQGLQQITPRMKYGISELNIPPLDPFEMGKSSYSYTSGLLQGRISMKNVVVHGLSEGIVDKVNFRLKDGRVRMEILSHVPQMFVEGFYKADIKLNDLKLNPKGAFNITMTDVAMRARPIGELYERDGHTYLRLTKLETEPKVGDLKFYANGLVPDPVLNDVILDFINQYWRQLYQAMLPETLATWQPLILKSTNDFFAALPFDMLVTKN, encoded by the exons ATGGGTCGTATCTTTGGCGCAGTTGCTCTAATTCTGATGGCGGGCTCATGTTTGGCAGCGGAAATAGAATTGCCACCAGTTGAGTTCAAGCCGGTTCGAGAAATAC CTGGGGATATTCCGACCTGCCGGGAGGGTGACATCAACATAAGCGAGTGCATCAAGCAGGGCCTCCAGCAGATAACGCCACGCATGAAGTACGGCATCAGCGAGCTGAACATTCCGCCACTCGATCCCTTCGAGATGGGAAAGAGCTCCTACAGCTACACCTCCGGCCTGCTCCAGGGACGGATCTCCATGAAGAACGTTGTGGTCCATGGCCTCAGCGAGGGCATTGTGGACAAGGTCAACTTCCGGCTGAAGGATGGACGCGTGCGCATGGAGATCCTTTCGCATGTGCCACAAATGTTCGTCGAAGGCTTCTACAAAGCGGACATCAAGCTCAACGACCTCAAGCTGAATCCAAAGGGCGCCTTCAACATTACCATGA CTGATGTCGCGATGAGGGCGAGACCCATTGGCGAGCTCTACGAGCGTGATGGTCACACCTATCTGCGTCTGACCAAACTGGAGACTGAGCCCAAGGTGGGTGACCTGAAATTCTACGCCAATGGACTAGTTCCCGATCCGGTGCTGA ACGATGTCATCTTGGACTTTATCAATCAGTACTGGCGCCAGCTTTACCAGGCCATGCTTCCAGAGACACTGGCCACCTGGCAGCCCCTGATCCTGAAGTCCACCAATGACTTCTTTGCTGCACTACCGTTCGATATGCTTGTTACCAAGAATTGA
- the LOC6732175 gene encoding circadian clock-controlled protein daywake gives MYYTIGLLSLLALGCSAAPTDKNYFADLPKCSTEEDQLGECVKQLFNTLTPRLKDGNPELRIEPYEPLHLNRTSFQYSSGTVNGRITVRNAKIYGFSSNRAKEVSVKVNGDKVKLRFVTQMPKLNIVGSYKADMQVNQLQLKPKGEFNVTLLDVEATTVTDGEIYEKDGHRFFRLKNIDSKPKIKDLVIKANGIFADPELDKIALNVANQYWRDIYGIMLPETRQFWQPLMLRMFNEAFELVPIDQFLKE, from the exons ATGTATTATACTATTGGATTGCTCAGTCTGCTGGCCTTGGGATGCAGTGCAGCTCCCACGGATAAAAACTACTTTGCTG ATTTGCCAAAATGCTCGACTGAAGAGGATCAGCTGGGTGAGTGCGTGAAGCAGCTGTTTAACACATTGACTCCGCGCCTCAAGGATGGCAATCCGGAGCTGAGAATCGAGCCCTACGAACCTTTGCACCTCAACCGCACCAGCTTCCAATACTCCAGTGGCACGGTCAATGGTCGCATCACCGTTCGCAATGCCAAGATCTATGGCTTCTCCTCCAATCGCGCCAAAGAGGTGTCCGTCAAAGTCAATGGCGACAAGGTGAAACTCCGTTTTGTCACCCAAATGCCCAAGTTGAACATTGTGGGCAGCTATAAGGCCGACATGCAGGTGAATCAGCTGCAACTGAAGCCCAAGGGTGAATTCAACGTAACGCTCT TGGACGTGGAGGCCACAACGGTGACCGATGGTGAGATCTACGAGAAGGATGGTCATCGGTTTTTCCGACTCAAGAATATCGATTCAAAGCCCAAGATCAAGGATTTGGTCATCAAGGCAAACGGAATATTTGCAGATCCAGAACTGG ATAAAATCGCTCTGAATGTGGCTAATCAGTATTGGCGCGATATCTATGGAATAATGCTGCCTGAGACCCGCCAGTTTTGGCAACCCCTTATGTTGCGAATGTTCAACGAGGCATTCGAACTGGTTCCCATCGACCAGTTTCTCAAGGAGTAG
- the LOC6732178 gene encoding uncharacterized protein LOC6732178, with protein MQLPCISLTILAALALGSGYAATLPTSAPSVFSSDPNPNPNSSPVEELAAQTPSFSDSHVAVPSSSIDFADAVAPAPATLSSGSNEVTPCSLSSSDLNECIRGLIQSFAPKLRYQGVPEFNMDSIDPYFYKRGIFRYTNDGIQGGLLIKNMEIYGISQLQVNSVGANFTDNGFIIKLGVELPQLKAGGHFKADVKFGGLRLVPKGPFNITIDNIKATILTDGHIEQLPSGQQRLSLHRLNANVNIGDAKVVANGIFSDRNLNAMILNLVNENLPEITRVGIPATREQWAPILIAHINEFFAKVPIEKFLVQ; from the exons atgcaattgccTTGCATATCGCTCACCATTTTGGCCGCCTTGGCACTCGGAAGTGGCTATGCGGCCACGCTGCCAACCTCCGCACCCAGTGTTTTCAGCTCCgatcccaatccgaatccaaattcCAGCCCGGTCGAGGAGTTGGCGGCGCAGACTCCCAGCTTTTCCGACAGCCATGTTGCTGTGCCCTCCAGTTCAATCGATTTTGCCGATGCAG TTGCACCAGCGCCCGCTACTCTGTCCAGTGGCTCGAATGAGGTGACACCCTGTAGCTTGAGCTCTTCGGATCTGAATGAATGCATACGCGGCTTGATCCAGTCATTCGCGCCCAAATTGAGGTATCAGGGAGTGCCGGAGTTCAATATGGACTCGATTGATCCGTATTTCTACAAGAGGGGCATCTTTCGTTACACCAACGATGGCATCCAGGGCGGTCTTCTGATCAAGAACATGGAGATCTATGGCATCAGCCAGTTGCAGGTGAACAGTGTTGGGGCCAATTTCACCGATAACGGCTTCATAATTAAGTTGGGCGTTGAACTGCCGCAACTGAAGGCCGGTGGACACTTCAAGGCGGACGTGAAGTTCGGAGGACTGCGTCTGGTGCCCAAGGGGCCCTTCAACATCACCATCG ACAACATCAAGGCCACCATTCTGACCGACGGCCACATCGAACAGCTGCCCAGTGGTCAGCAGCGTCTCAGTTTACATCGCCTGAATGCCAATGTCAATATCGGCGATGCCAAGGTGGTGGCCAATGGCATCTTCTCCGATCGCAACCTGA ATGCCATGATTCTCAATCTGGTCAACGAGAATCTGCCGGAGATCACTCGCGTCGGAATTCCCGCCACCCGCGAACAATGGGCTCCCATTCTGATTGCCCACATCAACGAGTTCTTCGCCAAGGTACCCATCGAAAAATTCCTGGTTCAATGA
- the LOC6732179 gene encoding serine proteinase stubble isoform X2: protein MFAFLPVLLLCVHLLHFKIISGADLPSVSGGALAPAPVWPSGEINAAPEAGLFKANATDEENLGGTVVDLQPNLNRQRRQFFFDPSILLWQGALGASGVSGGWGPGEGSKCLTSRGQPGVCVRIDGCREYYRLARQLSIFTLRQWPQTNGLGLNGNMCNFFDLLGRVNNGICCTDIDANSFGVFPLPGTTTTTTEMPSVVADEEDREHVIPEGEVEGVYPADAPRPEEPIDNANSVEDTPDFQDVNTIEGNPPGADQKPEAEPAVEPVEQPIPTHPPSTIHPYQWPFGSFAGGQWPPALPTHPPTTGGWPPPLPTHPPNHHYPTHPTTGGVPSTKRTTPRPANPARPTTTRRPTYPSYPSPVTTTTTTRRPVSGTSSEGLPLQCGNKNPVTPDQERIVGGINASPHEFPWIAVLFKSGKQFCGGSLITNSHILTAAHCVARMTSWDVAALTAHLGDYNIGTDFEVQHVSRRIKRLVRHKGFEFSTLHNDVAILTLSEPVPFTREIQPICLPTSPSQQSRSYSGQVATVAGWGSLRENGPQPSILQKVDIPIWTNAECARKYGRAAPGGIIESMICAGQAAKDSCSGDSGGPMVINDGGRYTQVGIVSWGIGCGKGQYPGVYTRVTSLLPWIYKNIK, encoded by the exons atgtttgcatttttgccaGTTTTATTACTTTGTGtgcatttgctgcattttaaaattatctCGGGAGCAGATCTCCCATCCGTTTCGGGAGGGGCACTTGCTCCAGCTCCTGTGTGGCCAAGTGGTGAAATTAACGCGGCGCCCGAGGCAGGATTGTTTAAAGCCAATGCCACAGATGAGGAAAATCTCGGGGGAACGGTGGTGG ATCTGCAACCAAATCTGAATCGCCAGCGACGCCAATTCTTTTTCGATCCCAGCATTTTGCTATGGCAAGGAGCTCTCGGAGCCTCGGGAGTTTCTGGTGGCTGGGGTCCTGGCGAAGGATCCAAGTGCTTGACATCCCGTGGCCAACCCGGTGTATGTGTGCGCATCGATGGATGTCGAGAGTATTACAGGCTGGCCCGCCAGCTATCCATCTTCACCCTGCGTCAATGGCCACAGACGAATGGACTTGGACTGAATGGCAATATGTGCAACTTCTTCGATCTGCTGGGCAGAGTTAACAATGGCATATGCTGCACGGATATTGATGCCAACAGTTTTGGGGTATTCCCACTTCCTGGAACGACGACCACGACTACGGAGATGCCTTCAGTGGTGGCAGATGAGGAGGATAGGGAACATGTGATTCCCGAGGGAGAAGTGGAGGGTGTATATCCTGCGGATGCTCCTCGACCGGAAGAGCCCATTGACAATGCGAACAGTGTGGAGGACACGCCGGATTTCCAGGACGTTAACACAATTGAGGGTAATCCTCCAGGAGCAGATCAAAAACCAGAAGCAGAACCGGCGGTGGAACCGGTGGAGCAGCCTATTCCCACACACCCACCGTCTACCATTCATCCCTACCAGTGGCCCTTTGGTTCCTTTGCTGGCGGCCAGTGGCCACCGGCGCTACCGACTCACCCACCGACAACGGGTGGTTGGCCACCACCGCTGCCCACCCATCCGCCGAACCACCATTATCCCACGCACCCCACCACAGGAGGAGTTCCAAGCACCAAGCGCACTACACCAAGGCCCGCAAACCCCGCCAGACCGACAACCACTAGGCGACCCACTTATCCTAGTTATCCCTCGCCAGTTACAACCACGACAACTACGAGACGTCCTGTGAGCGGAACTAGTTCGGAAGGACTTCCGCTGCAGTGCGGCAATAAGAATCCAGTGACGCCCGACCAGGAGCGAATTGTTGGCGGCATCAATGCCAGTCCACACGAATTTCCCTGGATAGCTGTGCTCTTCAAGTCGGGAAAGCAGTTCTGCGGCGGCAGTCTTATTACCAATAGTCACATTCTGACCGCAGCTCACTGTGTGGCACG CATGACCTCGTGGGATGTGGCGGCCTTGACAGCCCATCTGGGTGACTACAACATCGGCACGGACTTCGAGGTGCAGCACGTGTCCCGCAGGATCAAGCGACTTGTGCGGCACAAGGGTTTCGAATTCAGCACCTTG CACAACGACGTGGCCATATTGACGTTGAGTGAACCAGTGCCCTTCACCAGGGAGATCCAACCAATTTGCCTGCCCACCTCGCCCTCGCAGCAATCCCGATCTTACAGTGGCCAAGTGGCCACCGTGGCCGGATGGGGTAGTCTCCGGGAGAATGGGCCACAGCCATCCATCCTGCAGAAGGTGGACATTCCCATTTGGACAAATGCCGAGTGTGCCAGGAAATATGGACGTGCAGCGCCTGGTGGGATCATTGAGTCGATGATTTGCGCTGGTCAGGCAGCCAAGGATTCCTGCAGT GGCGACTCTGGCGGACCTATGGTAATCAATGATGGTGGACGTTACACTCAAGTGGGAATCGTGTCCTGGGGCATTGGCTGCGGCAAGGGTCAATATCCTGGAGTTTACACTCGTGTCACTTCGCTGCTGCCCTGGATCTACAAGAACATTAAATAA
- the LOC6732179 gene encoding serine proteinase stubble isoform X1 translates to MFAFLPVLLLCVHLLHFKIISGADLPSVSGGALAPAPVWPSGEINAAPEAGLFKANATDEENLGGTVVASFYTADLQPNLNRQRRQFFFDPSILLWQGALGASGVSGGWGPGEGSKCLTSRGQPGVCVRIDGCREYYRLARQLSIFTLRQWPQTNGLGLNGNMCNFFDLLGRVNNGICCTDIDANSFGVFPLPGTTTTTTEMPSVVADEEDREHVIPEGEVEGVYPADAPRPEEPIDNANSVEDTPDFQDVNTIEGNPPGADQKPEAEPAVEPVEQPIPTHPPSTIHPYQWPFGSFAGGQWPPALPTHPPTTGGWPPPLPTHPPNHHYPTHPTTGGVPSTKRTTPRPANPARPTTTRRPTYPSYPSPVTTTTTTRRPVSGTSSEGLPLQCGNKNPVTPDQERIVGGINASPHEFPWIAVLFKSGKQFCGGSLITNSHILTAAHCVARMTSWDVAALTAHLGDYNIGTDFEVQHVSRRIKRLVRHKGFEFSTLHNDVAILTLSEPVPFTREIQPICLPTSPSQQSRSYSGQVATVAGWGSLRENGPQPSILQKVDIPIWTNAECARKYGRAAPGGIIESMICAGQAAKDSCSGDSGGPMVINDGGRYTQVGIVSWGIGCGKGQYPGVYTRVTSLLPWIYKNIK, encoded by the exons atgtttgcatttttgccaGTTTTATTACTTTGTGtgcatttgctgcattttaaaattatctCGGGAGCAGATCTCCCATCCGTTTCGGGAGGGGCACTTGCTCCAGCTCCTGTGTGGCCAAGTGGTGAAATTAACGCGGCGCCCGAGGCAGGATTGTTTAAAGCCAATGCCACAGATGAGGAAAATCTCGGGGGAACGGTGGTGG CCTCTTTTTATACTGCAGATCTGCAACCAAATCTGAATCGCCAGCGACGCCAATTCTTTTTCGATCCCAGCATTTTGCTATGGCAAGGAGCTCTCGGAGCCTCGGGAGTTTCTGGTGGCTGGGGTCCTGGCGAAGGATCCAAGTGCTTGACATCCCGTGGCCAACCCGGTGTATGTGTGCGCATCGATGGATGTCGAGAGTATTACAGGCTGGCCCGCCAGCTATCCATCTTCACCCTGCGTCAATGGCCACAGACGAATGGACTTGGACTGAATGGCAATATGTGCAACTTCTTCGATCTGCTGGGCAGAGTTAACAATGGCATATGCTGCACGGATATTGATGCCAACAGTTTTGGGGTATTCCCACTTCCTGGAACGACGACCACGACTACGGAGATGCCTTCAGTGGTGGCAGATGAGGAGGATAGGGAACATGTGATTCCCGAGGGAGAAGTGGAGGGTGTATATCCTGCGGATGCTCCTCGACCGGAAGAGCCCATTGACAATGCGAACAGTGTGGAGGACACGCCGGATTTCCAGGACGTTAACACAATTGAGGGTAATCCTCCAGGAGCAGATCAAAAACCAGAAGCAGAACCGGCGGTGGAACCGGTGGAGCAGCCTATTCCCACACACCCACCGTCTACCATTCATCCCTACCAGTGGCCCTTTGGTTCCTTTGCTGGCGGCCAGTGGCCACCGGCGCTACCGACTCACCCACCGACAACGGGTGGTTGGCCACCACCGCTGCCCACCCATCCGCCGAACCACCATTATCCCACGCACCCCACCACAGGAGGAGTTCCAAGCACCAAGCGCACTACACCAAGGCCCGCAAACCCCGCCAGACCGACAACCACTAGGCGACCCACTTATCCTAGTTATCCCTCGCCAGTTACAACCACGACAACTACGAGACGTCCTGTGAGCGGAACTAGTTCGGAAGGACTTCCGCTGCAGTGCGGCAATAAGAATCCAGTGACGCCCGACCAGGAGCGAATTGTTGGCGGCATCAATGCCAGTCCACACGAATTTCCCTGGATAGCTGTGCTCTTCAAGTCGGGAAAGCAGTTCTGCGGCGGCAGTCTTATTACCAATAGTCACATTCTGACCGCAGCTCACTGTGTGGCACG CATGACCTCGTGGGATGTGGCGGCCTTGACAGCCCATCTGGGTGACTACAACATCGGCACGGACTTCGAGGTGCAGCACGTGTCCCGCAGGATCAAGCGACTTGTGCGGCACAAGGGTTTCGAATTCAGCACCTTG CACAACGACGTGGCCATATTGACGTTGAGTGAACCAGTGCCCTTCACCAGGGAGATCCAACCAATTTGCCTGCCCACCTCGCCCTCGCAGCAATCCCGATCTTACAGTGGCCAAGTGGCCACCGTGGCCGGATGGGGTAGTCTCCGGGAGAATGGGCCACAGCCATCCATCCTGCAGAAGGTGGACATTCCCATTTGGACAAATGCCGAGTGTGCCAGGAAATATGGACGTGCAGCGCCTGGTGGGATCATTGAGTCGATGATTTGCGCTGGTCAGGCAGCCAAGGATTCCTGCAGT GGCGACTCTGGCGGACCTATGGTAATCAATGATGGTGGACGTTACACTCAAGTGGGAATCGTGTCCTGGGGCATTGGCTGCGGCAAGGGTCAATATCCTGGAGTTTACACTCGTGTCACTTCGCTGCTGCCCTGGATCTACAAGAACATTAAATAA
- the LOC6732180 gene encoding N-alpha-acetyltransferase 20 → MTSPRLFVLEDLFKFNNIVMDPLVEVYSLPFLLPKILEHPELVLAADAPDNSLMGFILGTRVEDASESFGDGKSMSWNHGHISAVAVAHDYRKLGLGTRLLTTVRDIMDRQKDFYVDLYVREKNTNAIGLYESLGYVKYRWMPKFYADDHGYEMRLPLSRDVDRKSLEGIMIKKIYSFGYKLYYLLMFYIFGIIAIIIGVKLVE, encoded by the coding sequence ATGACTTCTCCGCGACTGTTTGTTCTCGAAGATCTGTTCAAGTTTAACAATATTGTGATGGATCCCTTGGTGGAAGTGTACTCCCTGCCGTTCTTGCTTCCCAAGATTCTGGAGCATCCCGAACTGGTTCTGGCCGCCGATGCTCCTGACAACAGTCTCATGGGCTTTATTCTGGGGACACGCGTCGAGGATGCGTCTGAATCTTTTGGAGATGGAAAGTCTATGAGCTGGAATCATGGACACATCTCTGCAGTGGCCGTAGCTCATGATTATCGTAAACTGGGCTTGGGCACTCGGCTCTTAACAACCGTTAGGGATATTATGGATCGTCAGAAAGACTTTTATGTAGATCTATATGTGCGGGAGAAGAATACAAATGCCATTGGTCTTTACGAGTCCTTGGGATATGTGAAATATCGCTGGATGCCTAAATTTTATGCCGATGACCATGGATATGAAATGAGACTACCCCTGTCCCGCGATGTGGATAGAAAGTCCCTAGAGGGAATTATGATCAAGAAAATCTACAGCTTTGGCTATAAGCTGTACTATCTGCTGATGTTTTACATATTCGGAATTATAGCTATAATTATTGGTGTAAAATTGGTTGAATAA
- the LOC6732181 gene encoding N-alpha-acetyltransferase 20 — MTSFREMRFDDLFKINSLVFDSLTEVYSLTFFVKHFLEFPGLSQIAIAPGSDGRPMGYIFGQYQVKHKQDPYGHVAALTVSPDYRRLGLATALMDFFFMVSDLKGASYVNLFMRISNRAAYQLYTSLGYAHRQTFLDYYPDEPKPESAYELRKYVPRPMEVQ, encoded by the coding sequence ATGACGAGCTTTCGGGAAATGCGTTTCGATGATTTGttcaaaattaattcattagtTTTCGATTCTCTCACCGAGGTTTATAGCCTGACCTTCTTTGTGAAGCATTTCTTGGAGTTTCCAGGACTCTCACAGATTGCCATAGCTCCAGGATCTGATGGCAGACCCATGGGCTATATATTCGGGCAGTATCAGGTCAAGCACAAACAGGATCCCTATGGTCATGTGGCAGCATTGACTGTATCTCCGGATTACCGACGCCTTGGACTGGCCACTGCTCTAATGGATTTTTTCTTTATGGTCTCAGACCTCAAGGGAGCTTCCTACGTTAACCTCTTTATGCGAATCAGTAATCGTGCTGCCTATCAATTGTATACTTCTCTGGGTTATGCTCATCGCCAAACATTCCTGGACTACTATCCGGATGAACCGAAGCCGGAAAGTGCCTACGAATTGAGAAAGTACGTTCCCCGCCCCATGGAGGTTCAATGA